AGGCTATTATTTGATTTGTCTTTAATCATCTTATCTTAGTTAGTCCGCTGTAGGTCCAGGAGTGACATAGGCTTGTACACCATACTTAGCGGCTAGACTTTTTGAAAACATTTTTTCTTCAGCCATTTTCATATAATCAAAAAATTCAATTTCACTATCAGTTGGCATTTCTCTGGATAGAATTTCCTTATTATAGGTTAAAGCAATTGCTTCTGAAAAAAAGTAAGAATCATTTTTAGAAATAGAAAGTCGCAATGTATCGCCAAAAAGAATATCATTTTCTTCAGAAAAAGTATCTTTTTTCTGAGAGACTAACCAAGTATTATGGAAAGTTGTTGTAATCTTGATCAAATTTTGTTCCATTGTTTCTCCTCCCGTTACTGTAATACATATTCTTTCTTTTATTATATCAAATAGCACGTAATTTTGGATAAAAAAGCAAAATAAAATCAATTAACTTAGAACTTTCTATTTATTTTTTTAAGAATTGAATCAAATTATCGTAATCTGAAAAGTACAAAAGAGGATTTTTTCTATCTAAGATTGTCTATATTTTAAATATTTGATATGATAAACGAGGATTTTGTCAGAGCGTTAGCTCAACAAAAGTTAAGGCTAGAAAATAGGCCTTCCTATTTTTGTTTGCTTATTTAAGCTAAAGTAATTCTTGTTAACCAATAGTAGTGAAGAATAAAAGGAGTACAGTTATGAAAAAAATCACACTTGAACAGTTTAGTATCTTGTTGGAAAATAGAGAAGATCGTTTTGCAATCATTATTAATCATTGGTTTTATTACATAGAAAAAGGACGTATTTATCGATTCCAGCAACATAATAACACGAAACTGATGACCTTGATGGGCTCATTTTATGAAGATGATATCAATGAGGAAACATTAATGAGTGAATTGAAAAAAAGTATTATCAATCAAATGCAGTATGATTGGTTTACCGATGTCTGGAAAGAAACCATTATTGAGCGAGTTAGTCGTTCGCCGTATGCTTTAGAAGTGTTCTTTTTTTAGAGATAGAAATTGCTGTGCATATTATTTGTAAAAACATTGGCATGATAGTAAGATAAATTTATCCTAACAATAAACTTTTTTTCATTTACTCTCATGAGTAAGACTCCTTGTCCATCTTCAAATGAAGGTGGGCTCTTTTTAATAAGTTAAATAAAGTTTACACGAAAATTAGTTGTATTTTTAGTTATTTTTTGCTAAGATACAGTCATATGAATAAAAATGGTTGGGCGCAAGCTTCAAGGATCAGGTTCTTCAAGGGGTGAGAAGAATGGTTTTTTGAACTTACGCCCTTTTTTTATTTTTCAATCAAAATTTTTAAGGGAATACGTTTTGCGTTTAAATAAAGGCAAGAGTTATTCTCTTTTTGATTGTAAAAAAAGGGCAGACATTTAATAATAAGGATGAAGACAAAATAATCCGATGCTAGGGGTGAAAAAATGGTTTTAGAAGCACTAGATAGAATTCGTGAAGCAGAAGCAGATGTTGAAAGAATGAGACAAACGGTCAAGACAGAACTGAGTTTGTATGAGCAAAAAAAGGCAGAGAAATTTAAGCAAAAACAAGTAGCAAGTCAGGAGAAAATCACCGTATTACTTCAGGAATTAGAGACACAAAAAAATGCGGAGCTTCAGAAAGAAAAAGATATTTTGCTTAGTGAAGCGAAAGAACAAAATCAAGATTTTAGAGAAAAATACGAAAAGAATAAAGCATCTATTATTGATTATGTAATAGAAAGGGTGAAAAAAATCTATGGCAGTCAATAAAATGGAAAAAATGACGATCATCGCTGCCTCCGAAAGAGAAGAAGCAATTCTTCAAGCAATTCAAGGTATGCAGGCAATCGAAATCAAAGATTTTTTTCATTCAAGTGTAGATAGTTCTTATATAGAAAAAAACTTCGCCTCGACATTGTTGACAGAAGACGATAGTCAAAAGAAACGTTTTCAAACAATGCTGACGGACATTCAAGATTCACTAACCTTTATCGAACGTTTTTCAGAAAATTCATCAAAAAAGAAACCATTAAAAAGACAAGTTCGGACACTGATTTCTTTGGAGGAGAGTTTCGATGATAAAAAAATCAGTGGTTATTTAAAGGAGATAGCTGAGCTAAAGAGAGAATTGGCAAGAATTGATTCTACGAGAAAAGAGTTATTGACCAAGGAAAAATGGCTTGCTCGCTGGCAATATTTAGATATTGTGCCTCAAAAAAATTCATTTGAAAATACAGATATTATACTAGGATCAATCAGTTCAGCGAATCATGCGTTATTTTTAGCAGATATAGAAAGTCTCAGCTCAGTTTATGTTGAAGAAATTTATCATAGTCAAAATCATGTCTATTACAGCTTGGTTTACTTAAAGAGTCAATTAGCAGAGGTAGCAAAAATCACTGAGCGTTATAGCTTTAATGAATTTAATTACCCATATGATATGTTACCTAAAGAAGCCTACCAGCAGAATAAGGAACAATTAGCACTGTTAGTTGAGCAGGAGAAGCATCTGAAGAATAGCTTGTCTTCCTATCGAGCTCATTTGGAGGAATTGTACCTTGCTGAAGAGATGACTTATGCGTATATTCATCGTGAAGAAGCGAAAAAGCATCTGCTGAATACAACTTATTTTTTTATTATGCAAGGTTGGATTCCTGTAGATGAAAAACGAGAATTAACCACTGCATTACAAGATGCGTTACCAAAAGATGAGGTGTATATTACATTTGATCAGCCGACAGATATGGAAATTCAAACAGACATCCCAGTAAAGCTAAAAAATAATTCTCTCGTAGCGCCGTTTGAGATGCTTACAGAAATGTACAGCTTACCAAAATATGATGAAATCGATCCAACACCGATCATGACCCCATTTTATATGGTATTTTTTGGAATGATGGTGGCAGATATCGGCTATGGTTTGATAATGCTTTTTGGTGCATTATTTGCACTGAAGTTGCTAGTTTTACCTCGAGGGATGAAGCGATTTGCTGATTTCTTCTTAATATTATCGTTTCCAACAATTATCTGGGGTTTTATTTATGGGTCATTTTTTGGTGTGGCTTTGCCGAAAGTATTGTTTGGCCTTCAACTGCCATTTCCAATTTTATCGACGACAGAAGATGTAAATACGATTTTGATTTTATCGGTTATTTTCGGGTTTATTCAGTTATTGACTGGGTTAATGGTTAATGGGATCGAACTGACCAAGCGTAAACGATATTTGGATAGCATCAGCGAAAGTTTTGCATGGCAAGGGTTACTCGTAGGTATTTTGATTATTGTGTTAGGGATGCTGATATTCAGTAATGATGGGTTAGTGACAGCAGGAATTGTTGTGGCGGTTATCTCCGCTTTATCCATTGTGATTGTGCCGATCATTCAAACAAAATCAAAAGTCAAAGGCTTAGCTAAAGGTTTGTATGGTTTGTATGGCTTGACCGGTTATATTGGTGATCTAGTCAGTTACACTCGATTGATGGCTTTAGGAATTTCTGGTGGTAGTATCGCTGCGGCGTTTAATATGTTGGTTGAATTTATGCCGCCTATAGCAAGATTTACAGTCGGGATATTATTGATCATCGCGTTACATGCATTGAATCTCTTTTTAAGCTTATTAAGTGCCTATGTACATGGTGCGCGATTACAATATGTAGAGTTTTTCGGGAAGTTTTATGCCGGCGGTGGCCGTGCCTTTAAGCCGTTAAAAACAGAAGAAAAATATATGAACATTGAAAAAAAATCAAAAGTCAAAGAATAGTGGAGGAATAATAATATGATAGATTACTTAATTAATAACAACGGTGGCATTCTTTTTGCAGTTTTAGGAATGGCAATGGCAACGATTTTTGCAGGAATTGGTTCGGCTAAAGGCGTTGGTTTTACTGGTGAAGCGGCAGCAGCGTTGACAACAGAGCAACCAGAAAAATTTGGGCAGGCCTTGATTTTACAACTCTTGCCAGGTACGCAAGGATTATATGGGTTTGTTATTGCTTTCTTGATTTTTATTAATTTAAACAATGATATGACAATGGTTCAAGGCTTAGACTATTTTGTAGCATCATTGCCGATTGCCTTTGCCGGCTTATTTTCTGGGATTGCGCAAGGCCGTGTTGCTGCAGCAGGTATTCAAATTTTAGCGAAGAAACCTGAGCATGCAACAAAAGGGATCATTTACGCGGCCATGGTTGAAACATATGCCATTCTTGGGTTTGTTATCTCATTCTTACTTGTACTAAATGTGAAGTAACAGGAGGAAAAACATGGATGCAATCGAAAAGATCGTCGAGCAAATTCTAGAAAAAGGTCAAACCGAAGTGTCAGAATTGAAAGCAACAGAAATGAAGCGGATCGACCGAGAATATCAAGAACAAGAAGAAGCTTTGAGCTTACAAGAAAGTAAAATAATCGAAAAAAATGAAGAACAAACCAAAAAAGCATTTAAGCAAAAACAAAACCGACAACAGTTGGAAATCAAACAAGCAACATTGAATCAAAAACAAGGTTACTTGGAGCAACTATTTACAGAATCAGTCGAGCGAATGAATCAGTGGTCAGAAAGTGAATTTCAAACATTTGCTGAACAAATTTTGGCTCAAATGCCGATTGAAGGTGAATGTTTAGTACAATTAGGTGCGTTCTCAAAAGGAAAGCTGTCAGATGAATGGTTACTAGCGCATTCTACGGATCAATTGACTTTGAGATTAGAAAGCGAAGTAATTCCGGCTGTTGGTGGATTTATCATTGCCAAAGATGGGATCGAATATAACTTTTTATTTGCTACTCTTGTTCAGGAAATCAAGAAAATCGACAGTTTTAAAATAGCAGAACGGTTGTTTCAATAGTACCCCTTGGTTTCAAATGCTCAAGAACAAGAGCTCCATGGATTATTTTGAAGCACTAGCTACTTGGTGAATATCTCGAAAAAAGGTGAATTTTTGAATGAGGCAAAGAGCGTTTCAGTCATAATTTCCTGTTTTCAGTTTTAAGTTTAGGAGGATCATGATGAAAGAGACTGCATATAATCAAATCAATCCTTTGATTCGTCTTAAAGAAACAGAATTATTGAGTAATGCTCAATATGAACAATTATTGAATGCCAAAAATACAGAAGAACTAAAGGATGTTTTAAGAAATACTGTGTATGGCGCATACATGGCGGCTGACTTTGCTGAAAGATTTGAATATATTTATTCAAAAGAGAAGGGCAAATTATATGAATGGCTGTACGAAATGGCGCCAGAACCAGAGGTTATAACAATCTATACTTCCAGAATCACGTTTCATAATTTAAAAGTTTTGACCAAAGCTGAACTAACGGGAAAAGAGTTGGATTACCTGTTTATCGATGATGGACGTTATTCTATTGAGACCTTAAAAAGTGCAATCCGCACACGTCTATCTACAGAATTACCAGAAGCTTTGATGACCGCCATTCTTGAAGTATTGGATTATTTTCAAGAATCGTCTACGTTACAGGCAATCGATATTATTTACGATCGAAATTTTTTAACGTTTCAACGTCAATTAGCAGAAAAAATAGGTGATCAAGACATCCTTGCGGAAGTTACAGCTTTTATTGATTTGACGAATATTTCTACAATGGCTAGAGGGATCATTCAAGGGCAGCATGAAAATTTCTTATCGACCGTTTTATCTAGCTCAGGCAATATTCCAAAAGAGCGTTTTTTAGAATTTACAGAACAAACGTTAAGTGCGTTCACAGAATTCGTTTTAGGGACGCGTTATGGCGACTTGTTAGCGCCGATTGTTTCTGTTGAAACAAAAGAATTAGATTTGGTTGCATTTGAAAAAGTTAAAGACAATTATTTGACAAGTTTGTATGATAGAGCAAAGATCATGGCGTTTGGTCCGTTGCCACTGCTGGCTTTTTTAAATGCTAAGGAAGTGGAATGGAAAAATCTACGGTTGATTTTAGTTAGTAAACGAAGTAACTTTCCAATCGAAGTCATTAGAGAAAGGATGCGTGTAACAGATGGTGCATAAAATCGGTGTAATCGGTGATAGAGATTCTGTAATGCCCTTTAAACTTTTTGGCTTTGAGGTTGTTTATGCAGTTTCATCAAATCAGGTTAGGGAGACGATCGAATCAATGGCGAAGAATAATTTTGGTGTGATCTTTGTGACAGAAGATGCTTCTGAATTAGCAGCTGAAACGATTCAACGCTATAAAAGTGAGGTCACGCCGGCAATCATACTGATTCCAAGTCACAATGGAACCAAAGGCATTGGCTTGAAGGAAATTCAGGATAATGTTGAAAGAGCTGTTGGTCAGAATATTTTGTAGAAGGTTGGAGCGTTTTGTTCAACCATATGTGTCCCGGTTTTGCAAGCCAGCTTCTTCAACAAATAGATAAAATGCTTCAATGATAAAAAACATCATTAAATCATTTTCCTAATTTGCTCGAAAGCTAAACGGCTTGCTCAGCTTTACTTTTGATCTAGCTTTACAGGCTAGCCTTTCGGGAAAAAGATAAAATATGAAAGAGGCAAAGAGCACCTCAGTCATATTTTCCTATTTTCCTGTCAAGGCTGAATGAGCCTGCTCAGCTTTACTGAATAGGAGGAATGATTTTGCAAACTGGTAGAATTGTTAAAGTATCCGGACCTTTAGTCATGGCGGAGAATATGTCTGATGCAAGTATTCAGGATATTTGTCATGTAGGAGATTTGGGTGTTATTGGAGAAATTATTGAGATGCGGGGAGATGTCGCATCTATTCAAGTATATGAAGAAACTACAGGAATTGGGCCTGGTGAACCAGTTGTAACAACTGGTGAAGCTTTGTCAGTTGAACTAGCGCCAGGCTTGATTTCGGAAATGTTTGACGGGATTCAACGTCCGTTGGATACCTTTGCAGAAGTAACTAAAAGTAACTTTTTAAGTAGAGGTGTGCAAATTCCAGCGTTAGACAGAAGCAAAAAATGGTTATTTGAACCAACAGTTTCTATAGGAGACGAGGTTACTACAGGAGATATTATTGGATTTGTTCAAGAAACAAAAGTAATTCCGCATAAAATCATGGTTCCATTTGGGATCAGTGGAATCGTAAAAGAAGTCAGACAAGGTGAGTTTACGATCGAAGAAACTGTCTATGTTATTGAAACTGTGGCTGGTGAACAAGAATTTACAATGATGCAAAAATGGCCAGTTCGTCGCAGTCGTCCAATCTTAGAAAAGCTAAATCCAGATGTACCACTTCTTACAGGTCAACGGGTCATCGACACCTTTTTTCCAGTAACTAAAGGAGGAGCAGCCGCTGTCCCAGGTCCATTTGGTGCAGGGAAAACAGTTGTTCAACATCAAATTGCGAAATGGGCGGATGTTGATTTAGTTGTCTATGTTGGCTGTGGTGAACGTGGTAACGAAATGACGGATGTATTGAACGAATTTCCTGAGTTGATCGATCCAAGTACAGGCGAGTCTGTAATGGAGCGAACTGTCTTGATTGCAAACACATCTAATATGCCAGTAGCGGCTCGTGAAGCGTCCATTTACACAGGAATCACTATTGCCGAATACTTCCGTGATATGGGCTATTCTGTGGCGATCATGGCAGATTCGACTTCACGTTGGGCTGAAGCCTTACGTGAAATGAGCGGACGCCTAGAAGAAATGCCTGGTGATGAGGGCTATCCTGCGTATTTAGGTAGCCGTTTAGCTGAATATTATGAACGGGCTGGACAAGTTGTTGCCTTAGGTCAGGATCATCGTGAAGGAAGCATTACCGCAATTAGTGCTGTTTCTCCTTCTGGCGGGGACATTTCTGAGCCTGTTACTCAAAATACGTTGCGTGTAGTAAAAGTTTTTTGGGGGTTGGATGCTACTCTAGCACAAAAACGGCATTTTCCATCGATCAATTGGTTACAAAGCTATTCTTTATATGACTCAGAAGTCGGTAAATATTTGGATCAGCAGTTACAGGTAGGTTGGTCTGAAATGGTTCAAGAAGGTATGCGCATTTTACAAGAAGAATCCCAGTTAGATGAAATTGTTCGTTTAGTCGGGATCGATTCATTGTCGGATAAAGATCGTTTGACTTTAGAAGTTGCAAAATCGATTCGTGAAGATTATTTACAGCAAAATGCTTTTGATGAGGTGGATACATTTACTTCAAGAGAAAAACAATATAAAATGTTGCATTTGATTTTAACTTTCTACAAAGAAGGGCAAACGGCTTTGACTTTAGGTGCTTACTTATCAGAGATCATGACTGGAACAGTTAGTATAAGAGATCAAATTGCCAGAAGTAAATACTTACCAGAAGAAAATATTGATCAATTAGATGGACTAGTAGATGACATTAAGCAAAGATTGAAACAAATTGTTGCAGATGGAGGGATGACGAATGATTAAAGAATATCGTACGATTAATGAAGTTGTTGGTCCCTTGATGATTGTTGAAAAAGTCGAAGGCGTAAAATATGAAGAATTGATTGAGGTACGGATGCAAAACGGCGAAATCCGACGTGGACAAGTGCTTGAGATCAATGGTGACAAAGCGATGGTTCAGATTTTTGAAGGAACCAGCGGTATCAATCTTCGTGATTCAAAAGTTCGTTTTTTAGGTCATCCTCTAGAATTAGGTGTTTCAGAAGATATGGTAGGTCGAATTTTTGACGGATTAGGTCGTCCCAAAGATAATGGACCTGAAATTTTACCTGAAAAAATGCTTGATATCAATGGTGAAGTCATCAATCCTGTCGCCAGAGATTACCCGGATGAGTTTATTCAAACAGGAATTTCAGCAATTGATCATTTAAATACGCTAGTTCGTGGGCAAAAATTACCAGTATTTTCAGGTTCAGGTTTACCACATAAAGAACTCGCAGCGCAAATTGCTCGTCAAGCAAATGTCCTAAATAGCGATGAAGAGTTTGCGGTTGTCTTTGCGGCAATCGGAATCACCTTTGAAGAAGCTGAATTTTTCATGGAAGACTTTCGCCAAACAGGAGCCATCGATCGCTCGGTGATGTTTATGAATCTAGCCAATGATCCTGCCATCGAACGAATCGCTACACCAAGAATGGCACTAACCGCAGCGGAATATTTAGCCTATGAAAAAGGGATGCATGTTCTTGTGATCATGACTGACATGACTAATTACTGTGAAGCATTACGAGAGATCTCTGCTGCTCGTCGCGAAGTGCCAGGTCGACGTGGCTATCCAGGCTATCTTTACACCAATTTAGCAACACTTTATGAACGTGCAGGCCGTATTCGCGGCTTAAAAGGGTCTGTAACTCAGATTCCGATTCTAACGATGCCAGAAGATGATAAGACGCATCCAATTCCTGATTTAACTGGCTATATTACTGAAGGGCAAATCATTTTATCTAGAGACTTATATAAGAGTGGCATCCAGCCGCCGATCGATGTGTTGCCTTCATTATCCCGCTTAAAAGATAAAGGAACTGGGGAAGGGAAGACTCGGATCGATCATGCTCCGACCATGAATCAGCTGTTTGCAGCCTATGCTCAAGGAAAACAAGCCAAAGAGTTAGCTGTTGTACTTGGAGAGTCTGCCTTGTCTGATGTTGATAAAATCTATGCAAAATTTGCGGATCGATTCGAAAAAGAATACGTAAATCAAGGGTTTTATACGAATCGCTCGATCGATGAAACGTTGGATCTGGGCTGGGAGTTATTGTCAATGTTGCCAAGAACCGAATTAAAACGAATCAAAGACGATATGTTGGACGAATATTTGACTGAAGGAGAGTGATCAAAAGTGGCTCGGTTAAATGTGAATCCTACAAGAATGGAACTCTCTCGCTTAAAAAAACAACTTGGCACAGCAAGTCGAGGGCACAAACTATTAAAAGATAAACAAGATGAATTGATGCGCCGTTTTATTTTACTCGTCAAAAAAAATAACCAGCTACGGATCGATGTAGAGCATGAATTGACAACAGCCTTGTCTAATTTTGTATTAGCTAATGCAACACTGAACGAAGCCTTTATCGAAGAATTGGTAGCTGTACCAGCTGATGATATCACGCTGGATGTGATTGAAAAAAATATTATGAGCGTGACCGTACCAATCATGAACTTTCACTATAATGAGGCGGTGACAGAAGCGCCATTGAATTACGGTTATCTAAACTCAAATGCAGAGCTGGATGGCGTTT
The Enterococcus silesiacus DNA segment above includes these coding regions:
- a CDS encoding ATP synthase subunit A (produces ATP from ADP in the presence of a proton gradient across the membrane; the A subunit is part of the catalytic core of the ATP synthase complex), translated to MQTGRIVKVSGPLVMAENMSDASIQDICHVGDLGVIGEIIEMRGDVASIQVYEETTGIGPGEPVVTTGEALSVELAPGLISEMFDGIQRPLDTFAEVTKSNFLSRGVQIPALDRSKKWLFEPTVSIGDEVTTGDIIGFVQETKVIPHKIMVPFGISGIVKEVRQGEFTIEETVYVIETVAGEQEFTMMQKWPVRRSRPILEKLNPDVPLLTGQRVIDTFFPVTKGGAAAVPGPFGAGKTVVQHQIAKWADVDLVVYVGCGERGNEMTDVLNEFPELIDPSTGESVMERTVLIANTSNMPVAAREASIYTGITIAEYFRDMGYSVAIMADSTSRWAEALREMSGRLEEMPGDEGYPAYLGSRLAEYYERAGQVVALGQDHREGSITAISAVSPSGGDISEPVTQNTLRVVKVFWGLDATLAQKRHFPSINWLQSYSLYDSEVGKYLDQQLQVGWSEMVQEGMRILQEESQLDEIVRLVGIDSLSDKDRLTLEVAKSIREDYLQQNAFDEVDTFTSREKQYKMLHLILTFYKEGQTALTLGAYLSEIMTGTVSIRDQIARSKYLPEENIDQLDGLVDDIKQRLKQIVADGGMTND
- a CDS encoding ATPase V; translated protein: MKETAYNQINPLIRLKETELLSNAQYEQLLNAKNTEELKDVLRNTVYGAYMAADFAERFEYIYSKEKGKLYEWLYEMAPEPEVITIYTSRITFHNLKVLTKAELTGKELDYLFIDDGRYSIETLKSAIRTRLSTELPEALMTAILEVLDYFQESSTLQAIDIIYDRNFLTFQRQLAEKIGDQDILAEVTAFIDLTNISTMARGIIQGQHENFLSTVLSSSGNIPKERFLEFTEQTLSAFTEFVLGTRYGDLLAPIVSVETKELDLVAFEKVKDNYLTSLYDRAKIMAFGPLPLLAFLNAKEVEWKNLRLILVSKRSNFPIEVIRERMRVTDGA
- a CDS encoding ATP synthase subunit I, with amino-acid sequence MAVNKMEKMTIIAASEREEAILQAIQGMQAIEIKDFFHSSVDSSYIEKNFASTLLTEDDSQKKRFQTMLTDIQDSLTFIERFSENSSKKKPLKRQVRTLISLEESFDDKKISGYLKEIAELKRELARIDSTRKELLTKEKWLARWQYLDIVPQKNSFENTDIILGSISSANHALFLADIESLSSVYVEEIYHSQNHVYYSLVYLKSQLAEVAKITERYSFNEFNYPYDMLPKEAYQQNKEQLALLVEQEKHLKNSLSSYRAHLEELYLAEEMTYAYIHREEAKKHLLNTTYFFIMQGWIPVDEKRELTTALQDALPKDEVYITFDQPTDMEIQTDIPVKLKNNSLVAPFEMLTEMYSLPKYDEIDPTPIMTPFYMVFFGMMVADIGYGLIMLFGALFALKLLVLPRGMKRFADFFLILSFPTIIWGFIYGSFFGVALPKVLFGLQLPFPILSTTEDVNTILILSVIFGFIQLLTGLMVNGIELTKRKRYLDSISESFAWQGLLVGILIIVLGMLIFSNDGLVTAGIVVAVISALSIVIVPIIQTKSKVKGLAKGLYGLYGLTGYIGDLVSYTRLMALGISGGSIAAAFNMLVEFMPPIARFTVGILLIIALHALNLFLSLLSAYVHGARLQYVEFFGKFYAGGGRAFKPLKTEEKYMNIEKKSKVKE
- a CDS encoding ATP synthase subunit B (produces ATP from ADP in the presence of a proton gradient across the membrane; the B subunit is part of the catalytic core of the ATP synthase complex), whose product is MIKEYRTINEVVGPLMIVEKVEGVKYEELIEVRMQNGEIRRGQVLEINGDKAMVQIFEGTSGINLRDSKVRFLGHPLELGVSEDMVGRIFDGLGRPKDNGPEILPEKMLDINGEVINPVARDYPDEFIQTGISAIDHLNTLVRGQKLPVFSGSGLPHKELAAQIARQANVLNSDEEFAVVFAAIGITFEEAEFFMEDFRQTGAIDRSVMFMNLANDPAIERIATPRMALTAAEYLAYEKGMHVLVIMTDMTNYCEALREISAARREVPGRRGYPGYLYTNLATLYERAGRIRGLKGSVTQIPILTMPEDDKTHPIPDLTGYITEGQIILSRDLYKSGIQPPIDVLPSLSRLKDKGTGEGKTRIDHAPTMNQLFAAYAQGKQAKELAVVLGESALSDVDKIYAKFADRFEKEYVNQGFYTNRSIDETLDLGWELLSMLPRTELKRIKDDMLDEYLTEGE
- a CDS encoding V-type ATP synthase subunit D, which codes for MARLNVNPTRMELSRLKKQLGTASRGHKLLKDKQDELMRRFILLVKKNNQLRIDVEHELTTALSNFVLANATLNEAFIEELVAVPADDITLDVIEKNIMSVTVPIMNFHYNEAVTEAPLNYGYLNSNAELDGVFDKISTILPKLLELAEVEKTCQLMSKEIEKTRRRVNALEYMTIPQLEETIYYIQMKLEENERSEITRLIKIKNMGSNA
- a CDS encoding ATP synthase subunit K (produces ATP from ADP in the presence of a proton gradient across the membrane; the K subunit is a nonenzymatic component which binds the dimeric form by interacting with the G and E subunits), whose protein sequence is MIDYLINNNGGILFAVLGMAMATIFAGIGSAKGVGFTGEAAAALTTEQPEKFGQALILQLLPGTQGLYGFVIAFLIFINLNNDMTMVQGLDYFVASLPIAFAGLFSGIAQGRVAAAGIQILAKKPEHATKGIIYAAMVETYAILGFVISFLLVLNVK
- a CDS encoding ATP synthase subunit F → MVHKIGVIGDRDSVMPFKLFGFEVVYAVSSNQVRETIESMAKNNFGVIFVTEDASELAAETIQRYKSEVTPAIILIPSHNGTKGIGLKEIQDNVERAVGQNIL